In a genomic window of bacterium:
- a CDS encoding CoA-binding protein, with protein MHADGTPDDRVAAILRDMKRVAVVGISDKPERASHGITRFLVGLGVEVVGINPMLEEVLGVKVYPSLADVPGSLDVVDIFRRSETVPPVVDEAIAVGAGTVWMQEGVVNEDAARAARNAGLDVIMDRCIYKEWLRLLNG; from the coding sequence ATGCACGCCGACGGCACGCCCGACGACCGTGTGGCCGCGATCCTGCGGGACATGAAACGCGTGGCGGTGGTCGGCATCTCCGACAAGCCCGAACGCGCAAGCCACGGCATCACGAGATTCCTCGTGGGCCTGGGCGTCGAGGTGGTCGGCATCAATCCCATGCTCGAGGAGGTTCTGGGGGTCAAGGTCTACCCGAGCCTGGCCGATGTACCGGGTTCGCTCGACGTGGTGGACATCTTCCGCCGCAGCGAGACGGTGCCGCCGGTCGTCGACGAGGCCATCGCCGTCGGCGCCGGGACCGTCTGGATGCAGGAGGGCGTCGTCAACGAGGACGCCGCCAGGGCAGCCCGCAATGCCGGCCTGGACGTGATCATGGACCGTTGCATCTACAAGGAATGGCTGCGCCTGCTCAACGGCTGA
- a CDS encoding GDP-mannose 4,6-dehydratase — MERVLVTGANGFVGGWLVADLLRDGCEVLGVGRVPDPACAPAQLGAFALTGTDGGGTATYAGEDGTWRFRDLDLAAEGAAAGLLEEFRPGSVYHLAAQSSAALSFEEPFLTFDVNVTGALRLLEAQRALPAADRPLVLAVGSSEEYGPSGARTPLDESAPLNPISPYGVSKVTQTLLCRQYALSFDLPVVLARPFAHTGPGQSTVFAYPSFARQIVAVERGEQEPVLRVGDLSPLRDYLHVRDVIRAYRLLRAKGEPGEIYNIASGAGVSMQKGLDILLAASESEIGVEPDPARFRPSNVPYMVGDSGKLNRATGWQPSGALEDTLRELLQWTREYAE, encoded by the coding sequence ATGGAGAGGGTACTGGTCACCGGCGCCAACGGCTTCGTGGGAGGCTGGCTGGTCGCGGACCTGCTGCGGGATGGTTGCGAGGTGCTGGGCGTGGGCCGCGTGCCGGACCCCGCATGTGCGCCGGCGCAGCTCGGCGCGTTCGCGTTGACCGGCACCGACGGCGGCGGCACGGCCACCTACGCGGGCGAGGACGGCACCTGGCGTTTCCGGGACCTGGATCTCGCGGCGGAAGGTGCGGCGGCCGGCCTGCTCGAGGAGTTCCGGCCCGGGTCGGTCTACCACCTGGCCGCCCAGAGTTCGGCCGCGCTCTCGTTCGAGGAACCCTTTCTCACCTTCGACGTGAACGTCACGGGGGCCTTGCGGCTGCTGGAGGCCCAGCGCGCGCTGCCCGCGGCTGACCGCCCCTTGGTGCTGGCGGTCGGTTCGTCGGAGGAATACGGGCCGTCAGGCGCCAGGACCCCTCTGGACGAGTCGGCTCCCCTGAATCCCATCTCGCCCTACGGCGTCTCCAAGGTGACCCAGACGCTGCTCTGTCGGCAGTACGCGCTCTCCTTCGACCTCCCGGTCGTGCTGGCGCGCCCCTTCGCCCATACCGGGCCGGGACAGTCCACCGTCTTCGCCTACCCGTCGTTCGCGCGGCAGATCGTCGCGGTCGAACGCGGCGAGCAGGAGCCCGTCCTGCGTGTGGGCGATCTGTCCCCCCTGCGCGACTATCTGCACGTCAGGGACGTGATCCGGGCCTACCGCCTGTTGCGCGCAAAGGGCGAGCCCGGCGAGATCTACAACATCGCCTCGGGCGCGGGCGTGTCCATGCAAAAGGGGCTGGACATCCTCCTTGCAGCGTCGGAATCTGAGATCGGGGTTGAGCCCGACCCCGCGCGATTCCGTCCCTCGAACGTCCCCTACATGGTGGGAGACAGCGGAAAGCTCAACCGCGCCACCGGCTGGCAGCCGTCCGGCGCACTCGAAGATACGCTGCGCGAACTGCTGCAGTGGACCAGGGAGTATGCCGAATGA